In the genome of Neodiprion fabricii isolate iyNeoFabr1 chromosome 4, iyNeoFabr1.1, whole genome shotgun sequence, the window AGAAAATCTCCTTCCTCTAACGTTTCAAGATCTGTCCCGTACAGTTCTACAATTGGTTGTCCGTCACGAATAATCCCAGAACCTGACATTATCCATGATCCAAGTCTAAGCTTATTGGCACATGCCGGTAACTCCATACTCTCCGGATCACATGATGTCACTCCGATTTCAATGCTTCCGCTCCACGATACCATCTGAAAGAAATTAGCGTGAAGAAACAAATAGGCAAAGAAAGAGTAGAAACGATATGTTGATAGACAAGTAACGAAGCGAAGAATATTGTCTTGCCTAGTTGAGGAGGGCATTATGCAAGCACGGGGTATGCAGGAAACGGTGTTACAATTAAGAAACTGCGTGAAAGATACGGATTGGAAAACCGAGGTTTGTCAACAAAAATCATGGGCGACGAAAGCGTGATGAAAACCTCTAAATCCCGGAGATTTGACAGTTCGGCGAGTAGATGCAGTGGGCGACAGGTACGAGCATGGAGAACTGCAGCATAACGTGTCGAGTGGTGCACATCGTTACCTTTTTATCGATGCGAACTTCGAAGAGTTCGTCATCCTTGAGCGGTTCGGAGCTTAATACGAGCCCGTAATTATATACAGAGAAATTTCGGACGGCGGTACAGTTGtcatttattaaattaacacGCTCCCCGCATCTTTGGTGAAACATTACGGCCatttgtgtatgtatacacaacagcagcagcagcagggcCTCGTACCCCGAGGTCCCCGTATCCGATATCCAATCACATCGTCTCGCGTACCAAATCCAACCAAACCatcgtaaaaataatcgatcattttttcccgattaatcgagtataatcgattatttcttaaactcgattaatcgaccgaCTCGATTGTTCTTCCTTACAAtcggtttttgatttttactcCCATATGAATGATACAATACAGAGAGAAACCttacaatacaatatcaatCTATATGATTAAAGTATCAACAATTGGCATTGTCTTACTTACCAAGCACCTACTTGATATAATAAGTGAAAGGcgtatatgaatattttcacttacAACATTTTGGTTTCATATGcatcgtttcaaaaaaaaaaaatacgaaataatcgattaatcgattaatatTTACCGATTCAATTGAGTcatgttcgattatttttttggaactcgattaatcgaagcaTATAGGATGACACTCGGTGCTAGTGACAGCTAGCGACGAGAAAAATACGCCCGAATGATTGGTTCTGATGTACCAGGTCCCACCTTATAGGAGGGGTTTATCATTTCAAGCCAATGAAAAGGCTTCATTTCACCTATCGCACCGCAACGTCATCACATCATCAGCCAATTGAGGGAATTCAGTTTGGCAGTTATCGTCTGCAATAATCTGGTCAATATCCACAATGATACTCGTTGATAAACACGGGGGTTGTGAAACAGGTTAAATCGAGGTAATTGTGTAAAGAAAACAACTCGGTTTCAGATGTCAAGATGGGACAAACCCGGCATAAGATATGGTGAGCATTAATtctatttgtaaaaatatccTTATATCGATGCCCACTGCTTTCGACTATTCTAACCTATAAATTCCGATACAAAAGCAAAGTGAAAGTTTATCGTCAAGCTGAACTATATCAATTATTTGCAAATGACTTGTAATTACGAAGTGACATCtgtttcctttatttgaactCGTTATCCATCTTGTTTTTGCAACATACCCTACCTTGACTACAGCAAACTGAGATAACATTTGGAATGAACTTATCTATTCATATTTTAGCAAGTTACAATGCCATAACGtgatattttctttcagtATGGTCTCCGACTTCTTTTATCCGAACATGGGTGGGGTGGAAGAGCACATATTCAATTTGTCCCAGTGCCTATTGGGTCGAGGACACAAAGTCGTAGTGCTGACGCACTCTTATGGTGATAGAGTAGGAATACGGTACATGACGAATGGCTTGAAAGTACATACTCTTCTTTGCCctgtgattaaattttttgtttttaatccTGGATGCTCATTCAGGGTCTAATTCCTCTgcaaaaatatagaaaaaacactgtttcaaGTCACTCAGTTCATCAAAATCTACGAGTAACTTCTTATTGTAGTGTTAAATCAACTTTTTGTGTTCCCACTCACCACTACCATTGAATATATTACTTTTTATACATTTCAGGTCTACTACTTGCCAATAAAAGTATTTTACAATCAATGTGTGCTGCCCACCATGATCTGTTCTCTCCCATTGATCAGATACATCTTCATACGGGAACAGATCCAAATAATCCATGGGCATTCGGCATTCTCTGCCTTAGCCCATGAAGGGATGTTGATAGGGAGGCTGATGGGATTGAAGGTAAACTGCGGTCGCATTTCCAGGTGTCTTGAGATATTCGTCGGACATACTATGTCACGTAACTGAGAGGCCTGGAAAAGCAATAAATGAAATTAGCAATGAAAACAGTTTGAATTATGTTAAATCTCTTGTACGAATTCTGTTCTAGACTGTATTCACAGACCATTCATTATTTGGTTTTGCTGACGCATCTGCTATCCTGACCAACAAATTCATAGAGATATCACTGTCAGATTGCAATCACTGCATATGCGTATCGCACactggaaaagaaaataccgtATTAAGAGCAAAAGTACAAATAGAGAGGGTGTCAGTCATTCCAAACGCAGTTGACACTGCGCTATTTACACCTGATGTTAGCAAGAGGAACAATGATTTtagtgaatatatttttcgatattatAACAAGCAATGTCTAGCTGCTTGATTCATTAGTCCGCTTTGCTGTTAGATACTTCACTCGAGAGATGAAAACACTTTGGCTTCATACAAGTTGCAAGATGCTTTTATGCAAGGTGGTTATTTGAATCTTTCACCTTCTTGCACATGCAGTGAATCAAAGCTTTTTTTGCAGTTACAATAGTTATAGTATCCCGGCTAGTCTATCGAAAAGGGGTGGATCTCCTAGCCCATATTATTCCCGAAATTTGTGCAAAGTATGAAAATGTACAGTTCCTGATTGGAGGCGACGGGCCAAAACGGTGGCTGATAGAAGAGATTAGAGAACGGAATTTACTCCAACACCGAGTTACGCTGCTCGGTAGTCTCGAACATTCGCAAGTGAGACATGTTTTAAACAAAGGGCACATATTTTTGAACACCAGCCTAACAGAAGCCTACTGTATGGCAATCGTGGAAGCTGCTTCTTGCGGGTAAAGCAACCTTCGAAAGATTTACTTGTGCCAAGTTTTCAGATTGGAAGttaatgttttctttaatttcttcaagaTTACAAGTTGTTTCCACACGAGTGGGAGGAATACCAGAAGTTTTACCACCCGACTTGATATATTTGGTGGACCCAACAGTGCCTGCTTTGGTACAAGGCATTGATTCTGCGATAGCTGATTATGTCACTGGCAAACAGATGTGTCCTTTCAAGGCGCACAAGCAAATAGCTTCATTTTATAACTGGTTCGACGTTACCAAACGGACGGAAGTTGTATACGGGCTGGTTGAAAAAGAGAAGCAGAAAAATCTTGGACAACAGCTGAGCAGCTACATTCCAACCGGTGTCTTGCCATATTTGCTAGTTGTTTCATTGTGCTATATTATTCTCTACATTCTGGAGTATCTTGTGCCTAAAAAGGTATGTTCATCAGTCACTTAACATGTGCCAAAAAAGTATCAGTTACCACGTATgcaatatatacattttttttagtacATCGACTTGGCGCGAGACTACGGACAATCACAGAACGAACCACATGTTCACACCAAAGTGCCAAGGAAAAAGAGAGGCAGCAATTCATGACGCTAGTATTATGTTCTGATTCTTAAAAATCAGTATGCTTACACTGATTGTTGTGTCCATTGTTTACCaaagaaattacaaatttctatATTTGTAAACGTTCGCCTTATCAAGGTTATTACCGAAGTATCCAGATTTCAGAACCATGCTAagccttaaaaaaaaaaaaaagaaacgaagtaTAGTTCCTATTGCCTGAATTGTTTTGCAtatttgtctgaaattttatattcgatatttttagcTCATCGCGAAAAAAAGGTTTTGTAATGTTACTTGGCGGTGTTAAAGATTTTGTAAAGGTTGAAGGATTGCATAAGAGTTCTTGAATTTTATTGCGAAACTTTACTCGCTTTCTGTAATTGGACTTTTTGTATCTTGCAATgttgttttcatttaaattatttccaaaaacaaattcaacaaATAGTTTCAGGAATACATTTACTgttcgttctttctttttttttatatcaaatttGACTACTGCTAATCATTCTTCGTTCCTTACAGTCATTTTGGTGATACATGTTCGTATAATGTAGTCTACAgtgaattttgataatatgaaTTTTGTTGGTAAATTCTGGAATATCAGAGGCATTGCTTCAATTACAAGTTTAAAGAAtgattcttatttttgttttttatagcTACTagattaatttatttgtacaaTTGACTTGATTTAGACAATGAGTGAAGTACAGAAAACTATGTTGTATAGTGAGTTAGGTAATGATTTCGAGCCTTTGCAGAAGAATTCAGAAACAggaatatataatttaaagTTTCTTgttctcccttttttttttacacagaaTGTGTGGTAACAAGAATATGTGCAGCTTATGTAATTGTGAtacaaaataatgaataatgcATAGTGTCTATGTTGTTAATACGTACCAATAATTGTTGAAGTGAACATACAAAGTTTTTGTCGAACAAATTATTCATAAGACCATATCATGTGTAACATTTAATAGTCACTTGTGTGTGACACCATAATAGTGTGAcactcgattattttcaatatttctcattaaaatatttattgaaacaCAATACCGGTCATTTGCGAAGCGCCAAACTAGTACAGTATTTATTAAGTGCTTGTATTTGATGAACTTTATTGTGTTATACCAACTTGTAAGTAGACTTTACAGTATTTTGTAACTATAATttaatacttttattttcaaacaagcCTGAAGGATGTTTCTGTTActtttattttgataattgtgtaaagaaaatacaaagttCAACTATGAGTCTATGAAGGGATCAGACTTTGAAcacttttcttcaaaattaaatcaacTGTGTGCGTAAGGTAGTCTCACTATTATAACAGTCTGTATTACTATTTTGTGATATGTTATGAATGTGAACAGGGTGTGCATGCATGTGTATGCGCTCTGACGATCATACCATATCGAATAAACTTAGCTTTCGGGCAGCTGAAACGCACATCAGAAGTTTTCCAGAATGCCATGAAATTCGGCGAAAACAGAATATTAGCAAGAAAATGTATCGTGAAATATGATTACTGGCGCTTTGCTACCAACCCCTTTAATGCGATATTATTAATCATCAGTCAACGTAAACTATTAAGAAAACCAGAGAAATTCTTTGTACaaattcaaggcagctaaagattttctaattcaatttctttatacAGTAGAAGCTCATTGTTGTCGTTCACTTGGATCTGGTGTCGACGAGGAAACTTTGCCCCACCGATTCACAGAGCGCTAGTCAATTACAGTTTTACACATAACTTGACAACCAGCTTCTAGTGTAAAGGTTTATACATAGGGatggtattattatataacaaCATAACAATGAATGAGATGAATATGATACATgaatataatgaatataattttataatgtCTGGATATTCTACGTACAATTAACAATAGCTTATTTTTACTATAAGAGACAAATAACTTTGTTGACGTGTTAAGAAGTCTATAAAGTCTCggcgaattttcaaaattcgtgaGATTCTAAGgtacaaataataaatacatgtatacgtcatgtaattataattaaaagcAATATTTTAATCGAAATCTAAATACCTAATTATTGCTTATCACCCCTTACAAAaattagaatatttattatgcTTCAGCTCTCGTGTCGAAATCAGAGAACCACCTCTCAgtggtaattttttccatgcTGAATCCGATTtgttattgaaatatatttgagAAAACGTGAACTTTATTCCATCACTGGTATAACAGATTACTTAAAACCATTTGCATTGATTTGGtaggtttttttgttttctttttttttgtttttgttttttttttttattattatatacaagtCATGAGAATCagcaattatttataatatttataacgtGCACAGCATCAACATCGCAGACTCTCACACGAATCAACTCACAGTTCCGTTGATACTTGCTCTCTGGTGTATGCAATTTCAttgcatattattattgttattattattattattattactactaatTTATATCTCACAACTCGGTAATTTATACCTTTCAGGCAACTATAACACAACATTTAAtatctaaataaaaaaaattgtcctgtatcgaatacaatttttcttcctcttcttcgttTTACCAGGAGATGGCCTTTCGAGATAGATGCAACTACCAaagatattctttttttttttttccacttttgtcatggatatttgtattttaccttgaaaaatttgtgtaacAGTAGACCTACATTGTCGATATGATTAATTGGTCACTTAAGAACAACCAGTCAACGATGAattaaatatacataggtatatctTTGGATCGCCAATTACCCGCATATATTTTATGCGTATGAAACAGCTGGCGGTGAGTACAGCTCTTCCGAACACTCACAGCTCGATATGACACTTCATGCATAACGATGGATAATGAATTATACATCACAAGAATTCATACGAAATTACAAATACACTTGACTCTGGGTTCACTGAAATCGCCTCTCTGTTTATCAGCATTACATTGTGATTATAATAAACTCGTATTATCACCTTTACGTAAGTACGTTGGAAATAACGTATCTACCACTGAAATCCACTGGACATCGAAAAtgctacaaaaattttatgtacGTACTACAAAACTTCCTATTGTgtgttcaatttcaaatctaTTCCACACGTTACTACTATTTCCAATCAGCATGTTCAATTCATAGTtagaatttgtgaaaattttactgtcAATAATGCGAGTAGATAATGTGAATTGTAATGAATTTTGGGAGAGGATATTTCTTACAAGATATAGTGGTTGcgcaaaaatttcaccataACGTATCGAAATATGTTTCACAATACGTGTCACATTTAATGCAGATTATCATACGTATGCTATGTACGTAATAGTAATATTAGTAATACTATCAGTAATAAGATGTAGTAACATTTCCTAACACGTACAAATTTTTGGgtgtaaaaagtttttaaaaaatttaaaaattctgtaatTCGTATCAAGAAcactataatattatttcaatccaTCAAGTGCATGGCCACGTGTTAAAACCGTTTCGTTTTTCGTGTCACTTTttccgaataattttttgaaaaatgtgagaAGAATAATCGATCCAAGACAATTTCCCTCATACATTTTCACGAGCTTATTTTCTCTTACTATACATCAGTTGAAACGCTGATCGGTTACAGTGCGTTTACATAATTTAGTACAAAAACATCCTCTCTAAAATCAACTTGTAACAATATGCTAGAAGCAAATCGTGAATCGCGTATTTACACATCCAAGCTATATGGTGGAATAGTCACCTATGTCGAAGAGAATTGCCTAAGAAAACTTCTAAACACAGTAAGAATATTCACAAGTCTTTACGATATACGTCGATCTACATAACAGGTTTTTTAGCACTCCCAGCTATGATTAATGACTTATCTtacaatttattcatttgatgATTCTAAAAGCAACATTTGATATTGTTTAAAAGTGTttgaaacatttaaaaaataaatgaatcgaAATGAAAGCAACCGAATCCAACTTCGTCCGAATTTTTTAGTACATAATTAAAACAACTAtagccgaaaaaaaaataaaaagtctgaattgaaaatatagtaatgtttattttattatgttgTACGTTAGATACAAttgtaatagtaataatacaatatcaatcattctggttttttttcgcttctttAATCATCACtgtattattttacaattccTAGTTACATATAAATCTTTCAGATAAGAGCCATCGGACTTCCTCCTAAAGCGACATTTTTCTCGCTGCTTCACACGTTAGTTGGAGTCCGTCAACCCTCGGTTAACAACATTTACATTATTATGAACGATCGAAACTGACGGCGCTATTATCCTTATCAAAGCTTGTCAGAGTTGTGTTTCATGCTCTTAATGACATTGGTCAAATCAGGTATCAAATCCTTTTCAATCTGTTCAAATTTGTGTGTCTCGGATACGAAAATAAGCACGGACAGTCGGGAATtgattgtgaaaaagaaataatgcATATAGAAAAGGTCacaaatacatatatgttataATACACCGCAgtcaatatattttactgtatTTTTCATGTGTATCATTCAACCATCATAGTCAAACAAAGTCACATCTTTTAATTTACAGATATGAAGAGTTTTCAACCGTTTCTTAAGATATTCCACGAATGGGTATACTCACATTTGGCAGCTGTGAAATTCTCAAAAGGGGCACATTCGTCTAAATGAGTTTCATACGCAGAAAATACGTTTAGAAAAATGTGCAATTTTGCAAATCACAACTTAAACGACTATAGAAAAtctagaaattattttttgggACGCAATTTATGAGTCATCAACTTAttgggaaataaaaaacttgCAAGGCGCTGTTCGAGAGATTTTCTAAAATCGTAGCATTTTCAAAAGACGAAAACTCAGCTACTTTGAAACGaggatttcgaaaaattgagtatTTTCTTATACATTTCAATGGGACAATccatgttttaaaaaatgtacaaagaAAGTTCAAGTAGACGAAATGATTTAGTGTTTCATAAATTATAGGTATCAAAGATCAGAAGAATATTATGCTAACCGAAAAGGTCGTTCTTATTCTGCGCTTTGAACtgtaaagtagaaaaaaataacccccccgatgtatttatatatctgTAAGCGATTTTTAATGGAATAATCGTATCCAAGAGTTATATCCAAGTCGTCAAGTGTACAATAAGTAAGAACTGATAGATTTAAG includes:
- the LOC124181156 gene encoding phosphatidylinositol N-acetylglucosaminyltransferase subunit A isoform X1, with protein sequence MGQTRHKICMVSDFFYPNMGGVEEHIFNLSQCLLGRGHKVVVLTHSYGDRVGIRYMTNGLKVYYLPIKVFYNQCVLPTMICSLPLIRYIFIREQIQIIHGHSAFSALAHEGMLIGRLMGLKTVFTDHSLFGFADASAILTNKFIEISLSDCNHCICVSHTGKENTVLRAKVQIERVSVIPNAVDTALFTPDVSKRNNDFITIVIVSRLVYRKGVDLLAHIIPEICAKYENVQFLIGGDGPKRWLIEEIRERNLLQHRVTLLGSLEHSQVRHVLNKGHIFLNTSLTEAYCMAIVEAASCGLQVVSTRVGGIPEVLPPDLIYLVDPTVPALVQGIDSAIADYVTGKQMCPFKAHKQIASFYNWFDVTKRTEVVYGLVEKEKQKNLGQQLSSYIPTGVLPYLLVVSLCYIILYILEYLVPKKYIDLARDYGQSQNEPHVHTKVPRKKRGSNS
- the LOC124181156 gene encoding phosphatidylinositol N-acetylglucosaminyltransferase subunit A isoform X2, whose translation is MLIQGLIPLQKYRKNTVSSHSVHQNLRVYYLPIKVFYNQCVLPTMICSLPLIRYIFIREQIQIIHGHSAFSALAHEGMLIGRLMGLKTVFTDHSLFGFADASAILTNKFIEISLSDCNHCICVSHTGKENTVLRAKVQIERVSVIPNAVDTALFTPDVSKRNNDFITIVIVSRLVYRKGVDLLAHIIPEICAKYENVQFLIGGDGPKRWLIEEIRERNLLQHRVTLLGSLEHSQVRHVLNKGHIFLNTSLTEAYCMAIVEAASCGLQVVSTRVGGIPEVLPPDLIYLVDPTVPALVQGIDSAIADYVTGKQMCPFKAHKQIASFYNWFDVTKRTEVVYGLVEKEKQKNLGQQLSSYIPTGVLPYLLVVSLCYIILYILEYLVPKKYIDLARDYGQSQNEPHVHTKVPRKKRGSNS
- the LOC124181156 gene encoding phosphatidylinositol N-acetylglucosaminyltransferase subunit A isoform X3, giving the protein MICSLPLIRYIFIREQIQIIHGHSAFSALAHEGMLIGRLMGLKTVFTDHSLFGFADASAILTNKFIEISLSDCNHCICVSHTGKENTVLRAKVQIERVSVIPNAVDTALFTPDVSKRNNDFITIVIVSRLVYRKGVDLLAHIIPEICAKYENVQFLIGGDGPKRWLIEEIRERNLLQHRVTLLGSLEHSQVRHVLNKGHIFLNTSLTEAYCMAIVEAASCGLQVVSTRVGGIPEVLPPDLIYLVDPTVPALVQGIDSAIADYVTGKQMCPFKAHKQIASFYNWFDVTKRTEVVYGLVEKEKQKNLGQQLSSYIPTGVLPYLLVVSLCYIILYILEYLVPKKYIDLARDYGQSQNEPHVHTKVPRKKRGSNS